The Amycolatopsis sp. DG1A-15b genome window below encodes:
- a CDS encoding nuclear transport factor 2 family protein, which translates to MTTPRDVFTALSDGISEGRFGELSALYAEDTVVEHPQAVPRPTRLHGRDAVHERFTGVLAGALRLKRKNVVVHETTDPEVIVAEYDYDAESAETGRTIAAANIQVLRIRDGLIVHSRDYHDYLRLAVIRDGVDDLVKAYEQAPPRELSPAASPTSGTVFEQLVHGVAGKRWAELPDLYAEQTHVTHPFLPGAPVLRTRDELRKHFAAAKDVGVDFEVADLVTYQGADPEVLIGEFAYQGDLGGGRVRIANIFAMRVRDGLIVESRDYGDHLGVAGDTGRIPELAAKV; encoded by the coding sequence ATGACCACACCCCGCGACGTCTTCACCGCGTTGTCCGACGGAATCAGCGAAGGACGCTTCGGCGAGCTTTCCGCGCTCTACGCCGAAGACACCGTCGTCGAACACCCGCAAGCGGTCCCGCGGCCGACGCGCCTCCACGGCCGGGACGCGGTCCACGAGCGGTTCACCGGTGTCCTCGCCGGAGCCCTGCGGCTCAAGCGCAAGAACGTCGTCGTCCACGAGACGACCGACCCCGAGGTGATCGTCGCCGAATACGACTACGACGCCGAGTCGGCCGAAACCGGCCGGACGATCGCAGCAGCCAACATCCAGGTGCTCCGGATCCGCGACGGCCTCATCGTCCATTCCCGCGACTACCACGACTACCTGCGGCTCGCGGTCATCCGCGACGGCGTCGACGACCTGGTCAAGGCCTACGAGCAGGCACCGCCGCGTGAGCTGTCACCGGCCGCCTCGCCGACCTCGGGCACGGTGTTCGAACAGCTCGTCCACGGCGTCGCGGGCAAACGCTGGGCTGAACTGCCGGACCTGTACGCCGAGCAAACCCACGTGACGCACCCGTTCCTGCCGGGCGCGCCGGTGCTGCGGACGCGTGACGAGCTGCGAAAGCACTTCGCGGCGGCCAAGGACGTCGGCGTCGACTTCGAGGTCGCGGACCTGGTGACCTACCAGGGCGCCGACCCGGAGGTGCTGATCGGGGAGTTCGCTTACCAAGGCGACCTCGGTGGCGGACGGGTGCGGATCGCGAACATCTTCGCCATGCGCGTCCGCGACGGCCTGATCGTCGAATCGCGCGACTACGGCGACCACCTCGGCGTCGCGGGCGACACCGGCCGGATTCCCGAACTGGCGGCGAAGGTCTAA
- the ilvN gene encoding acetolactate synthase small subunit yields the protein MSVHTLSVLVENKPGVLARVSGLFSRRGFNIESLAVGPTENPEVSRMTIVVAVEELPLEQVTKQLNKLVNVIKIVELEQSTAVQRELLLVKVRADNTVRSQVLETVQLFRAKVVDVSPEALTVEATGTSDKIGALLRMLEPYGIRELVQSGMVAVGRGARSITATSPR from the coding sequence ATGAGCGTCCACACGCTGAGTGTCCTGGTCGAGAACAAGCCGGGTGTGCTCGCGCGCGTCTCGGGCCTGTTCTCCCGGCGCGGCTTCAACATCGAGTCCCTCGCCGTCGGGCCCACGGAAAACCCCGAGGTGTCCCGCATGACGATCGTGGTCGCCGTGGAAGAGCTACCGCTCGAACAGGTGACGAAGCAGCTCAACAAGCTGGTCAACGTGATCAAGATCGTCGAGCTGGAGCAGTCGACCGCCGTGCAGCGCGAACTGCTGCTCGTGAAGGTTCGCGCCGACAACACCGTGCGCAGCCAGGTCCTCGAAACCGTCCAGCTCTTCCGTGCGAAGGTGGTGGACGTGTCCCCGGAGGCGCTCACCGTCGAGGCGACCGGGACGTCGGACAAGATCGGCGCCCTGCTGCGGATGCTGGAGCCGTATGGCATCCGCGAGCTGGTGCAGTCCGGCATGGTCGCGGTGGGACGCGGCGCCCGCTCGATCACCGCAACCTCACCGCGCTAG
- a CDS encoding DUF397 domain-containing protein, with translation MSDQPVDDKAHIRHHLDFTKAEWIRAEPEGVTLDDCVEYAFIEHTDGVTYTAMRQSAKPDGVILVFTPGEWDAFVKGVRDGEFDLPEDLAAEA, from the coding sequence ATGAGTGATCAGCCGGTCGACGACAAGGCGCACATCCGGCACCACCTCGACTTCACCAAGGCCGAGTGGATCCGGGCCGAGCCCGAAGGCGTCACCCTCGACGACTGCGTCGAGTACGCGTTCATCGAGCACACCGACGGCGTCACCTACACGGCGATGCGGCAGTCGGCGAAGCCGGACGGGGTGATCCTCGTCTTCACGCCGGGGGAGTGGGACGCGTTCGTGAAGGGCGTCCGCGACGGCGAGTTCGACCTGCCCGAGGACCTCGCCGCGGAGGCTTAG
- a CDS encoding ankyrin repeat domain-containing protein, with the protein MGTLPAKPSLDQLRKRAKDLARAESVKLAEAQFRIAKDHGFPSWPKLQAYVRRVTEHGETLQHPYHQDVGYYAERALGLLASAEDDTPGAKEPFDRWNQPLTRDGARAVVAREHGFGSWKALRAHVETLVDSGEPFARAYRAIEARDPERLETLLGEFPGLVDARGTNGNDLLGMAGATHDERLSRILLDHGADPARGNVHGWTPLHQAAYSNLPLLLDLLLRRGAPVDVAARGDGGTPLVVALFWGHREAAETLAAHSRAPGNLRVAAGLGDIDAIGELLTSGRGGAHRGFYRPHSGFPRWQPTDDPAEVRNEALAWAARNDRVDALRTLVARGADVNADVYRGTALAWASAQGRLDAVRTLLDLGADVNFRGTFGGPNHGEGVTALHLAAQSGHLDVIRTLVENGADLGARDATFGSTPEKWAEVCGQPAARELLQ; encoded by the coding sequence ATGGGCACGCTGCCCGCGAAACCCAGCCTGGACCAGTTGCGCAAGCGCGCGAAGGACCTTGCGCGCGCCGAAAGCGTCAAACTCGCCGAAGCGCAGTTCCGGATCGCGAAGGACCACGGGTTCCCGAGCTGGCCGAAGCTGCAGGCCTACGTCCGGCGCGTCACCGAGCACGGGGAAACCCTGCAGCACCCGTACCACCAGGACGTCGGCTACTACGCCGAGCGCGCGCTCGGCCTCCTCGCCTCGGCCGAGGACGACACGCCCGGCGCGAAGGAGCCGTTCGACCGCTGGAACCAGCCACTCACCCGCGACGGCGCCCGCGCGGTCGTCGCCCGCGAGCACGGTTTCGGTTCCTGGAAGGCACTCCGCGCCCACGTCGAGACTCTTGTGGACAGTGGCGAGCCGTTCGCCCGCGCGTACCGGGCGATCGAGGCCCGGGATCCCGAGCGGCTCGAAACGCTGCTCGGCGAGTTTCCCGGCCTCGTCGACGCCCGCGGCACCAACGGGAACGACCTGCTCGGCATGGCCGGCGCCACGCACGACGAGCGGCTCAGCCGGATCCTCCTCGACCACGGCGCCGATCCGGCCCGCGGCAACGTCCACGGCTGGACACCCCTGCACCAAGCCGCCTACAGCAACCTGCCGCTCCTGCTCGACCTGCTCCTGCGCCGCGGCGCGCCCGTCGACGTCGCGGCCCGCGGCGACGGCGGCACGCCCCTGGTCGTCGCCTTGTTCTGGGGCCATCGCGAAGCCGCGGAGACCTTGGCCGCACACAGCCGCGCGCCGGGCAACCTGCGCGTCGCGGCCGGGCTCGGCGACATCGACGCCATCGGCGAACTCCTGACCTCGGGCCGCGGGGGCGCCCATCGCGGTTTCTACCGGCCCCACAGCGGTTTCCCGCGCTGGCAGCCGACGGACGACCCCGCCGAGGTGAGGAACGAAGCCCTCGCCTGGGCGGCGCGCAACGACCGGGTCGACGCCCTCAGGACCTTGGTCGCCCGCGGAGCCGACGTGAACGCCGACGTCTACCGCGGCACCGCGCTGGCCTGGGCGTCGGCGCAGGGCAGGCTCGACGCCGTCCGGACGCTGCTCGACCTCGGCGCCGACGTGAACTTCCGCGGCACGTTCGGCGGCCCGAACCACGGCGAGGGCGTCACGGCCCTGCACCTGGCCGCGCAGTCCGGGCACCTCGACGTCATCCGCACTCTCGTCGAAAACGGCGCCGACCTCGGCGCGCGGGACGCGACCTTCGGCAGCACGCCCGAGAAGTGGGCGGAGGTGTGCGGGCAACCGGCCGCGCGGGAGCTGCTCCAGTAG
- a CDS encoding TIGR03620 family F420-dependent LLM class oxidoreductase, with amino-acid sequence MTLIEDTRARLGAIGAWLPSAPLAPPPDVERTATRRLAEAGYRSVWSGEGPGTREVFAHFGDLLASVPDVVLGAGIANVWLRRGVTAEKGGATLAHAHPGRFVLGVGIGHDFQATKLGEEYRPIDRMRAYLADMDAAAAENPAPVAFPRVLAAVGPKMLELAREGADGAHPFAQPVSHTPYAREILGPDKLLIPQQTVLLGSREDARASVRRSVAMSREHDVKAYLAGWKRLGYTEADIDGPSDRFVDDLVLWGDAGTIAKRLGELLDAGADHVLLTPSAPSFESTVETLLELAAEVTR; translated from the coding sequence ATGACCCTGATCGAAGACACGCGGGCCCGGCTCGGCGCGATCGGCGCCTGGTTGCCGAGCGCCCCGCTGGCCCCGCCGCCGGACGTCGAACGCACGGCGACGCGGCGGCTCGCCGAAGCCGGCTACCGCTCGGTGTGGAGCGGCGAAGGCCCCGGCACGCGGGAGGTGTTCGCCCACTTCGGCGACCTGCTCGCCTCGGTGCCGGACGTCGTGCTCGGCGCCGGCATCGCGAACGTCTGGCTGCGCCGCGGCGTGACCGCCGAGAAGGGCGGCGCAACCCTCGCCCACGCCCACCCCGGCCGGTTCGTGCTCGGCGTCGGCATCGGGCACGATTTCCAGGCCACGAAGCTCGGCGAGGAGTACCGGCCGATCGACCGGATGCGCGCCTACCTGGCGGACATGGACGCCGCCGCGGCGGAAAATCCCGCACCGGTCGCGTTCCCGCGCGTGCTGGCCGCGGTCGGGCCGAAAATGCTGGAGCTGGCGCGCGAAGGTGCCGACGGTGCGCACCCGTTCGCCCAGCCGGTCTCGCACACGCCCTACGCCCGCGAAATCCTCGGGCCGGACAAGCTGCTGATCCCGCAGCAGACCGTGCTGCTCGGGAGCCGCGAGGACGCCCGGGCGAGCGTCCGGCGCAGCGTGGCGATGTCCCGGGAGCACGACGTGAAAGCGTATCTCGCGGGCTGGAAACGCCTCGGCTACACCGAGGCCGACATCGACGGCCCGAGCGACCGGTTCGTCGACGACCTCGTGCTGTGGGGCGACGCCGGAACCATCGCGAAACGGCTCGGCGAGCTCCTGGACGCGGGCGCGGACCACGTGCTGCTGACGCCGTCCGCGCCCTCCTTCGAATCCACTGTGGAAACCCTGCTCGAACTGGCTGCGGAGGTGACCCGATGA
- a CDS encoding TIGR03620 family F420-dependent LLM class oxidoreductase, whose product MSVGIWRFFDGAPIGAVRETAAEVEELGFDAIWFGEYAGRDAFTQAALLLAATSRLTVATGIARFDRRAPITAEAATRALGEAYPGRFTVGLGGHFPGTRPISAMREYLAGMDDAELPALPPPSPRPRRLIAALGPRALALAAERADGAHPYFVPPEHTALARERLGPGKYLAVEQAVILDAPPEAAREAAREHVGLYVRQAPHHQANLRRLGFTDTDLADGGSDRLVDAIVATGEQAAAARIQAHLDAGADHVCVQILARTEKSYGLLADLRP is encoded by the coding sequence ATGAGCGTCGGGATCTGGCGGTTCTTCGACGGCGCCCCGATCGGCGCGGTCCGCGAAACGGCCGCCGAGGTGGAGGAGCTCGGCTTCGACGCCATCTGGTTCGGCGAGTACGCCGGCCGGGACGCGTTCACCCAGGCGGCGCTGCTCCTGGCGGCGACGTCCCGGCTCACCGTGGCCACCGGGATCGCACGGTTCGACCGCCGCGCGCCGATCACGGCGGAGGCGGCGACCCGGGCGCTCGGCGAGGCCTACCCGGGCCGGTTCACCGTCGGTCTCGGCGGCCACTTCCCCGGCACACGGCCGATTTCGGCGATGCGCGAGTACCTGGCCGGGATGGACGACGCCGAGCTGCCCGCCCTGCCACCGCCGTCACCACGGCCCCGGCGGCTGATCGCCGCGCTCGGCCCCCGGGCTCTCGCCCTGGCCGCCGAGCGGGCGGACGGCGCGCACCCGTACTTCGTCCCGCCGGAGCACACGGCGCTCGCGCGGGAGCGGCTCGGCCCGGGCAAGTACCTGGCGGTCGAGCAGGCGGTGATCCTCGACGCCCCGCCGGAAGCCGCCCGCGAAGCGGCCCGGGAGCACGTCGGCCTGTACGTCCGGCAGGCACCGCACCACCAGGCGAACCTGCGCCGCCTCGGCTTCACCGACACCGACCTGGCCGACGGCGGCAGCGATCGCCTGGTCGACGCCATCGTCGCCACCGGCGAACAGGCGGCCGCGGCCCGGATCCAGGCCCACCTCGACGCGGGCGCCGACCACGTCTGCGTCCAGATCCTGGCCCGCACTGAGAAGTCCTACGGCCTCCTGGCCGACCTCCGCCCGTGA
- the ilvC gene encoding ketol-acid reductoisomerase, which produces MAVEIFYDDDADLSIIQGRKVAVIGYGSQGHAHSLSLRDSGVDVRIGLPEGSKSRAKAEEQGLRVLTPAEASAEADLIMILAPDTKQRHIYEQDIAPNLKDGDALFFGHGFNIRYDLIKPPANVDVAMVAPKGPGHLVRRQFVDGKGVPALIAVEQDASGNAQALALSYAAAIGGARAGVIKTTFTEETETDLFGEQAVLCGGASALVQTGFEVLTEAGYAPEIAYFEVLHELKLIVDLMYEGGIARQRYSISDTAEYGDLTRGPRVISPAVKEEMKKILGEIQDGTFAREWVAEDEAGRPNFTKLEEQGNQHPIEATGKKLRDLMSWVDRPITETA; this is translated from the coding sequence ATGGCAGTGGAAATCTTCTACGACGACGACGCCGACCTCTCGATCATCCAGGGGCGCAAGGTCGCTGTCATCGGCTACGGCAGCCAGGGCCACGCCCACTCGCTGAGCCTGCGCGATTCCGGCGTCGACGTCCGCATCGGCCTGCCCGAGGGGTCCAAGTCGCGGGCGAAGGCCGAGGAGCAGGGCCTGCGCGTGCTCACCCCGGCCGAGGCGTCGGCCGAGGCCGACCTGATCATGATCCTGGCGCCGGACACCAAGCAGCGCCACATCTACGAGCAGGACATCGCGCCGAACCTCAAGGACGGCGACGCCCTCTTCTTCGGGCACGGCTTCAACATCCGCTACGACCTGATCAAGCCGCCGGCGAACGTCGACGTCGCCATGGTCGCCCCGAAGGGCCCGGGCCACCTGGTCCGCCGCCAGTTCGTCGACGGCAAGGGCGTCCCGGCGCTCATCGCCGTGGAGCAGGACGCCTCCGGCAATGCCCAGGCGCTCGCCCTCTCCTACGCGGCCGCCATCGGTGGCGCCCGTGCCGGCGTCATCAAGACGACCTTCACCGAGGAGACCGAGACCGACCTCTTCGGCGAGCAGGCCGTGCTCTGCGGTGGCGCGTCCGCGCTGGTGCAGACCGGCTTCGAGGTGCTCACCGAGGCGGGCTACGCCCCGGAGATCGCCTACTTCGAGGTGCTGCACGAGCTGAAGCTGATCGTCGACCTCATGTACGAGGGCGGCATCGCGCGCCAGCGCTACTCGATCTCCGACACCGCCGAGTACGGCGACCTGACCCGCGGCCCGCGCGTCATCTCGCCGGCGGTCAAGGAAGAGATGAAGAAGATCCTCGGCGAGATCCAGGACGGCACGTTCGCCCGCGAATGGGTCGCCGAGGACGAGGCCGGCCGGCCGAACTTCACCAAGCTCGAGGAGCAGGGCAACCAGCACCCGATCGAGGCGACCGGCAAGAAGCTGCGCGACCTGATGTCGTGGGTGGACCGGCCGATCACCGAAACCGCCTGA